In one Cyclopterus lumpus isolate fCycLum1 chromosome 22, fCycLum1.pri, whole genome shotgun sequence genomic region, the following are encoded:
- the colec11 gene encoding collectin-11 codes for MIGEKLLLPIIIMSVLSFSYGQHMTEESCTVQILVPGLKGEPGEKGQKGAPGRPGRVGPPGEIGQTGIKGQKGIMGRYGKVGPSGMKGVKGDMGDPGPKGLNGEPGVPCECTPMRKMIGEMDIFVAQLSSELKFIKNAVAGIKETDSKVYLLVKEEKRYSDAEVYCQTRGGHLAMPKDEGSNAAIAGYITEAGLNRVYIGINDLHREGVFTYVDLSVMTTFSRWRKGEPNNAYEEEDCAEMVASGEWTDVACHPTMYFVCEFDKESA; via the exons ATGATAGGAGAGAAGCTGTTATTGCCCATCATAATAATGTCTGTGCTGAGTTTTTCATATGGACAGCACATGACAGAGGAGTCCTGCACTGTTCAGATCCTTGTCCCTGGCCTCAAAG GAGAACCAGGggaaaaaggtcaaaaaggAGCCCCGGGGAGACCAGGAAGAGTTGGCCCTCCCGGAGAGATTG GTCAAACTGGAATTAAAGGTCAGAAAGGCATAATGGGACGATATGGAAAAGTGGGCCCAAGTGGAATGAAAG GGGTAAAGGGAGACATGGGGGATCCAGGTCCAAAGGGCCTCAATGGAGAACCAG GTGTTCCGTGTGAATGCACTCCAATGAGAAAAATGATTGGAGAAATGGATATTTTTGTGGCACAGCTCTCCTCTGAACTGAAATTCATCAAAAATG CTGTTGCTGGCATAAAAGAGACAGACAGTAAGGTCTATCTGttggtgaaggaggagaaacGCTACTCCGACGCGGAGGTCTATTGTCAGACGAGGGGAGGGCACCTGGCCATGCCCAAAGATGAGGGCTCCAACGCGGCCATCGCAGGTTACATAACCGAAGCAGGCCTGAACAGAGTCTACATTGGCATTAACGACCTGCACCGCGAGGGTGTTTTCACCTACGTGGATCTCTCTGTCATGACCACTTTCAGCagatggagaaagggagagcCCAACAATGCctatgaggaggaggactgtGCTGAGATGGTGGCCTCTGGGGAGTGGACTGATGTGGCATGCCACCCGACCATGTATTTTGTTTGTGAATTTGACAAGGAGAGTGCCTGA